Genomic segment of Paenibacillus polymyxa:
CTTGCATACGATTCATAGCTTCAATTGCCTTGACGATCGAGGGTGCGGCTCCTTTTCCTTGTACAAGCACAGGATACAACACAATTCCAGCCTGCGGGTATCGCCGTTGAAGTGTCGTAATAATATCACGCACAGCCGCTCCGGTCGGTGACGTAATCACGCCAATGGTTGCCGGATGGGCAGGGAGATTACGCTTACGAGCAGTATCAAACAGTCCCTCTGCATCCAGCTTTTGCTTGAGCTGTTCATAAGCTAAATAAAGGCTTCCTATACCATCAGGCTGCATTTGAGTCGCATAAAACTGATATTGTCCATCTCGTTCGTACACGGATACGTTTCCCCGGGCAATAACACGCGTACCTTCTTTCGGTACGAAGGGAAGCCGCTGATTATGGGTTGCAAACATAATCGAACGTATGCGGCTCCCCTCATCCTTGAGCGTAAAGTACATGTGACCACTCGAATGATGCGTAAAATTAGAAATTTCCCCGCGTATCCATACATCAGACAGCACCTGATCCGATTCCAGTTTCATCCGGATATAACGATTCAGGTCCTTTATAGAGTAAATACGTTGTTCAGCCATAGGCAGCTGCCCTTATGCCAAACCGTGCGACCGCTTGGCCGCTACAAGCGTATTTTGCATCAGCATCGTAATCGTCATCGGGCCTACTCCGCCGGGAACAGGCGTAATCGGACCAGACACTTGCTTCACGCTCTCAAAATCAACGTCCCCCGCCAGCTTTCCGTTCTCCAGACGGTTCATCCCCACATCTATCACAACCGCTCCGGGCTTCACGAACGAAGCATCAATAAAGTTGGCCTTGCCGATCGCAACGACTAAGATATCCGCTTGTCGACTTAGATCCCCGATATTCGCTGTACGGGAGTGGCACATCGTAACCGTAGCATTTTCACGTTGCAACAATAAAGACACTGGCTTGCCTACGATATTACTGCGACCAATAACTACCGCATGTTTACCAGCAATCTCCACTCCAGCACGCTTGATTAACTCAATGACTCCAGCAGGAGTACAAGGCAATAGACTATCGTCACCGATGACCAAATTCCCTACGTTCACCGGATGGAATCCATCCACATCCTTCTCCACTGCAATCGCGTCAATGACAGCTTTTTCATGAATATGCTTTGGCAACGGCAGTTGAACCAAAATCCCATGGATAGTACTTTGATGGTTCAGCTTGTCCACTAGTTTCAGTAATGCTTCCTGAGAAGTATCTGCTGACAACCGGTGAACCTCTGAGTAATAGCCGAGATCATGGCACGCCTTTTCCTTGTTTTTAACATACACCTGCGAAGCGGGATCTTCGCCTACCAATACAACAGCCAGTCCCGGTTGAAAGCGGTGCTCTTTCAGACGAATGACCTCTTGCTGAATGCTTGCGCGAATATCCTGAGAGATTTGTTTACCATCAATGATCGGTGCTGACATGTTTAACCACTCTCCAACCTGATTCAGTAGTCTCTACTTAAAAACGTGCTTTCAATTGCTCCAGTTCTTGAATCACTCGTCCCAGTACACCATTAACAAATTTACCGGACTCCTCGGTACCAAAGTGCTTC
This window contains:
- the folD gene encoding bifunctional methylenetetrahydrofolate dehydrogenase/methenyltetrahydrofolate cyclohydrolase FolD, with product MSAPIIDGKQISQDIRASIQQEVIRLKEHRFQPGLAVVLVGEDPASQVYVKNKEKACHDLGYYSEVHRLSADTSQEALLKLVDKLNHQSTIHGILVQLPLPKHIHEKAVIDAIAVEKDVDGFHPVNVGNLVIGDDSLLPCTPAGVIELIKRAGVEIAGKHAVVIGRSNIVGKPVSLLLQRENATVTMCHSRTANIGDLSRQADILVVAIGKANFIDASFVKPGAVVIDVGMNRLENGKLAGDVDFESVKQVSGPITPVPGGVGPMTITMLMQNTLVAAKRSHGLA